The window CTGGTCTGTGCATCTTGgctattttcatgtgttttattttgctttaaagtttTATCTTCCTGATGAATGTTTAAAGGTTATTAAGAAAGAAGCCTGTCCTCTTTCATTCTTGTACTAGGTCTCTAGCATTGTCCAATTATTTATAAATCCCAGTGAACCTTTAAAAAGCCATAAATAAGGTGCTAAAGATACCAAGatacattttatgaaataatgaAGGCAGTTTTATTCTGAGCAATTCCTAAATAATTCTTGCTGTCATGATGGCTTAGGTGATGTCATTTAATGTGAACAGAGTCTCCGTCCACAGCAGCTTTTTCTTCTTACACACAGAGCCATATGGGACAGACATCCCCAGGTCGTGACTCCGCTATACCCGAGAGCCAGGAGTTTCTCAGTGCAATCTCAAGTTAAGCAGAAGCTGAGACTTTAATCCTTAAATGTAAAGAATTTATCTTTATTCATATTAAATTCAATCAGGAGTCTCACTGACACACACTGGGAAAACCTTTAATACACCCAGAAAAGGAGTTCACATGATGTTCAGAAATAACAGAAACAACGCTTCGAATTATCAGACTAATGGGCTGATCTACTTTCCCAGCTAGCCTCAGTGATAACGCAACCCTGACACATTTTCTTCTCTGGAAGACGATTTATACCACATTAGGATGCTACTAAAATTATCAATAAAGAGACACTATTTTCATTGTGTAACAGGGAACTGAGAAAAAGTCCTGGCAAGGCTGGTAACATGGAAATTGGGAAAAATGATTATATGTATCTGAAGACTCCTCCCCTGTCTGTCTCTTTTGGGTCTTACAAAGGATCTGCTAACAAGCTTGGGCAATTCCATGAACAAAAAGATACATAAATGCATGTTTCTTGGTAAAGGAAGCTCAAGGACAAAAGAGCTTTTATAACACTGaaagaagacaaagagagaagaTCTTATAATTAAGTTATGCAGCATTACTGAAACGTGTAAACTCTCTGGagttccattttatggatggacTTCAAATCAGCCAAGCTTTTGGGGTCCATCCTCTCCAGCTTGCAGCCGAACACAGGTCTGCCTCCAGCCTGGAGCCTCACACTTCCTCCCCTGCTCCAAAGTTAACTCTTAGTTATATGTATTTGGTGTCAAAGGTGGAAGTAATAAGCATTTTCTATATCCCACCACATCTGGATTCCCATCAACCCTGTGAAGCAGGTGCTgtcattatccccactttacagatgaagagactgaggcagacagGGGTTAAGTTACTTGTCAAAGGGCACTCAGGAACTCgggtcttccagaccccagactCTCAACCTAAGATGTTGATCTGTTTCTCTTGGACAGggggagggtggtggtggtgctgtATCCCCCAAGATCCCAAATGCACAGTCTCTGGCAAGATTCTGATGAATATCCTATTACAAAGATGACAGCTGTaggttagaaataaaaatgagtttaaaTGCTTGAACGCAGCCATTATGCACAAGGTATCAAACAGAAATCCTCACCCCTCAATCAGAGGACCCAAATGACAGGCTGATGTTGCTGTATCACcaaatgggattacatttaaTGATGGAAATGTGGCTTTTGCTACATTTATCGTACATAAATAATTCATCAAATAAAGCACATAATCGCTTTATACAGCCCACACATTATTCTATATTCTAAAAGAAATCTATATGTTAAGAGGACATTTGAAAGCTCCTGTAACTATCTTGCTAAAGAACAGTGCATTCAGTACGTTTCAGTACTACTTGCCAAACCTACACCCCAGAAATAAGTAAAtcaaaagcagagaagaaaacaaatatatgctTAACATAAGCAACAGACTCTGAAGTTCTTCTGCTTtgattctttaagaatattgtttcattatatttgtggaagcattttactttattttgtgattttgctTAGAAGTGGAGTACATGTCTAAAAAATAGCAAAGCTGTTTGTGAAGCTTTCCAATTTTACAtactctttattaaaaaaaaaataaaaaataaaaagctatagaCAACTGAACCAATGAGGGCCCTAAGAAATGGCAGCTTCTCCAGACTTGTTCAGTGTTCCTTAAGGAAGACTTTGCCAAGGCATGGAGAGTGAGGGAGGCCTCCAAGAGGATGCCATGAACAACACAGGGTGGATCTCACAGAACAACCTTTAATCAAACAGTCCTTCGGAAAGATGACTTACGGACTATGCCACAAGATGTGTCTTAGCTATGGATTTGCAGCAAAATAATGCAAAAGCCATATGAAGCTAAATTGGGAGGCGCTTCATTAATACGGTTTTCTTTGTCTAACAGCTCTGCTGTAGCTACTGTTCACTGGAAAAGTATGAACACAATGGCATTCATTTTTCATCCATCTCTGACTCACATGATTTTGGTAGTGTGACGAAAACCTCTTTGTGGGTTATTTTGCAAGGTTTTATGCGAAGGTAGAATAACCAGCCCACAGAACCTTCGTAAGGACAGCTGTTGCAAAGGGTCGACACACCAAACCTGCTGACTCATTCAGCTCTGGGTGTCGCCTCTGAAAAGAAactaaaccaggcacagaaaatGCTGCAAAGAAAACTCTACGGATAAAGGCTACGAACACAAGAAGGCTTTCCCAGTATCAACTGGAGCATTTAGTAAGTCTAAGACACAGCTTCCCTTGAAAATAGGCAATTTCAGAACAGTTATttcatgaacattaaaaaaaactttaaagacaataataaaataactagagGTTAGGTAAATTAGCTACTCTATTTTTAAGGCAATTAAAGATCTGAACATAATAAAGAAAAGGTCTCTTCAGACCACATGGCCATAATATCTCCATCTTTGCATTACTTGAAGATTAGGAGATCTCATTATGCAAATCAGGCCCAGGGCTAATTACTGAAATAGGTCACTTGAAAAAGTCAATTCTAAACAAGAATAAAAACCCATATACAGATGCTCCATGACTTAGGTGGGGCTATGTCTTGATACTTGATAAGCACAAGGTAAGctgaaaatatcattaaattgaaaatacatttaatactcCAATAAACCCATCAGAAAGTTGAAAAATTTAAGTGGAACTATTTTAAGTCGGTGACCATTCATATATAATTTTGCCacaagttaaaaaacaaataaccatcTATGAGAAGAATGAATGAGGATGCATATCAGTTTGCCACATATCTCCTAAGGGGACTTAGTTAATACTTAGTGTGTTTAAAAATACAgttcaaattaaaaattcatattcacGTCTGAAACTCACAAGTGTGATGACTATATTTTAAAGCAGGTAACACCACAAatcaaattaaatgtttttaaagaatttacaGAGGATCATGTCCATTTGAAACCACACTAACAAGTGATCCTATATTGCATTTGTATGCCCAGCCCTAAGGTGGCTTGAAACTGGAGGAGACCGCCATCATTAGCCAGAACAATGACAATACTAAAAGCGTTTTTTAGGGAAATAAATTAaagttcaaagaaataaaattgacttTCTCATTAAGCTTAGGAAGCAGGACTAGCAAGTAGGACTCTAGGTTCCTGGTTTAATTCTTCTGAAATGCTGTTCATGTAGGGTACTCCCCAATGCAAGTCAGTCCCTCTGGACTACTCCTCACTGGGGAAAAGTCAAGCACTCCTCCAAAGCATCAGGTCTCTTTTTCCTCTCCATGGAAAGAAACCAGCAcacaataacatatttattataacaCTGCTCGTTCTGAAGGCGCTTACCAACTAGACACTCAGATTTGGGGTTAAACCCATGTAGAATTTATTAAAGCTGAACTCAAATGCTAATATTATTTACTGTCTCAAAGTGAACCAACGATTTGAAgtgttaaaaatatacatgtaaattttaATACTTTCCGTCATGCTACCTAGCACTATTTATAAAtgtactgatataaaaattacTAACTTCAAACACTTTCCTTCTCAAAAAAGCCAGTACAGAGcttgactgtgtgtgtgtgtgtgtgtgtgtgtgtgtgtgtgtgtgtgtgtgcatttgtctgATATGCAAagtagtgactttttaaaatccattcattgTTTTGGTGTCTTGGAACTTATGCAGAAGCAATACAAAGTCaatattaatttctaaaactattttaacatttgttctctgcatttcccaTTTCCTTTCTAGGGAAACTTGTAGATCAATGAGCTTTGCTGTAGGGTGGGTGAGAAATTGGCTTCTATATTTTCCCAAGTATCTGAAACGCCTTCCTCTGCCTACGCCATCGTGGAAGTCTTTCAACTCTGCTGAAAGTCTCAACTGGACTTCCTGGCAAACTTCTTAGCCCTGAGTCCTCCACCCAGCCCTTATGACAGTCCCCCAAAGCAACATTCAAATAGCCTCTCGTAGTTTCAAACTTGAGACCCTCAATTCTGTATTAAGAAAGATTCATTTATCCCAGGCTACCATATGCTTTTGCATGGTAAATCGTAACTCTAAGGAGAGCTCTGATGGCCAGAGTAGTTCAGTAACTGCAATGAACCTGTTAGTGTGGTATGAAGagtttccaaaaaaagaaaataatagatgtcGTTATTGTGTagattaatattataattataaattaaactgCTTCTAAATACAAATCTCTCATGTattaataaaaagcaattattaaATGCTCACCACATTAAGCAAAGAGATGTTGGTAAACAATTATTTGCATATCTTGCATATTATTTCACACTAAAGGTTAAACTCTTAATGTTTACTAAAATTCCACTTGCGCCCAGTGCGAACTTAGAATTTGCAAAGCATTCTTCGTGAAGTCATAAGCTAAAGTAAGAAGAGAGACTCTGGGTGTGTCGGCATTATCGGTGGACGTGGGCTGCATCCACGCATTAGGGACATGCGTTCACTGCCCTAGGGCATCTCATCTCTAGTGTGTCCCCTCTTCCCGTACCACGACCTTCTTTCTCCCACCCCACCTAGGGGCATTAACCTTCTTAATAAATGCATCTGATCAGTTTCAGTTGCCTGTAAATGTCATGCCTAACAGTAGCTTTCACTGAAAAAGTCTTACTTTAAAAGTCTTTactaaggccaggcgcggtggctcacgcctggaatcccagtactttgggaggccaaggcggaaggatcacaaggtcaagagatccagatgatcctggccaacatggtgaaaccccgtcttgactaaaaatacaaaaattagcgcacacctgtagtcccagctacttgggaggctgaggcaggagaatcacttgaacccaggaggtggaggttgcagtgagccgagatcacgccactgcactccagcctgacgaaagagagagactccgtctcaaaaataaaataaaataaaataaaaaaataaagtctttactAATATAAATACATTGTTAGGCTTCCAAAAGCTTaaagtttccatttattttacctggtaactattttacattttcaaagattTCCCTACTATGCTGCATACTTGGCCACCCCATCTACCTGTTTCATTTcagaatgcttttattttataataattactcCTTACTAAGTATATACTCTAccacattctctcttttttttcttgttgttgttgttactaatTCTTGGTAAGCTACTCTATGTATCAAGTTGGCTTTAAAAATAGGTTTTCATTCTGTGCTTTGAAGTGTAGCTcttgagctgggtgcagtggcacatgcctgtagtccgagctacttggaggctgaggtgggaggatcacttgagccctggagttcaaggctacagtgagctgtgatcatgccactgcacgccagcctcggcaacaaagctagaccctgtctctaaaaaaataaaataacaataaagtgCGGCTCATAGGTTGAGATGCAAGAGTTTCAGTTTGATCACCAAGAGTCTCCTACCTAAAGTTTTAGAGTCCACCTTGGGGCAAATAATAAACCAGTGGCAGATAGCAGTTCCCTAATAAACTGAAGTCTATGGTAACCAAGCCACTGGAAAATTCAACCCAATTAATTATGAGTATAATTTTAAaccaaagaaattaagaaaaaagacttCATTGCTTGAATGACGCGAACAGCTGTCTGAGTCACCTAGACTTTAACACCACCTGGGGCCCTGGGAATGACGCTGACGAGAGATCTGCACATAGTAGGCGTGGGCTCCAAATGTGCTCATCAGCTGACTTCACATCCTCACAAGTCAGCCTCAGATATGACCCAAGGGATACGTACCATCTCTTCTTGAAACAGCGtgtcaaattatatatatgtatgcaaaaAAGAGTAATGTACTAAGCAAACCAAGTTTCGTCTTTTTCTTCTGAATCTGGTTTTAATGTGACCTGTCATCCCCATCTTTCGAATTTATGAGCTCCATCTTCTCTAGACTGTTAACTTCTTGAGGAAAACATGCTATTTTACCACCTTTCACTGCTGAATCCCTAGCCCTTAAGCACAGTCTCTGGCACAGAATAAATAcgaaatgaatgagtgaatgaatggatggatgggtgaagaGAAAAGGCAATGCACAAGATTTACCTATCAAAATCCACCAATGGTCCTTAAAAATGGTTTTGTCAGTAGAGATGctgaatatattcatataatacatttatttcaatacTATTAAGAattctagtgtttttttttctctttgggtaTGTATACTTAATGAATACTGGTAGCACAGGGTCCCAAATTCAATgaagttttctttgaaaaaaaaaaaggggggggggacaATTTTTCCACATAGATTTTCATCAAATTATTTGTCACAATaattttaaggaaacaaaaaattgatACAAACCTATATAGCTTATcttaatttctataaaataaatgaataaaattatacttACATATAATGTAATAATCTTTGTTCTTCTGAAATTCTAGACCCCAGAGGTTAGGGCTGAATTCTTGAAACTTGATGGTGAATTTGATATCTTGGTCTGGTTTGGCACAGTTGAGGAGAGGGGTATTTTCCTTCTTAATAGTGCATCTGTCTGCTTGGTCTTTATCAACCATATAAACTTTATAATATTCATACTGGCCAACAGTTTTAGAGTCCACTTTGGGGCAAATAATATCCAATTTGTCTCCTATCTGTGGGTATAGTACCAGTCCTTGTCCAGGTAGAAATctaaaagcataagaaaaaaaagccattgaGTTGATAAAAATTAACAGTATTAATGACAGTTACAAGATAGCCAGGCAATGCCCATAATCCCAAACTACACATTTTCAGATTCACACTTTAATTTATCAAAAGTCTCTTACTTCAGATCAATATGGGATGAATGTATTTTGGAATtaagctttaaaagaaaaaggaaagacagaaagaaaccaCTTTCCTTACTCTAAGCTGTAGGATCAGGCTACCTGCTGACATTTCTTTACCACCCCCTCGCTTGTAATATTTCAGTACTCCTTTGTGTAACTTTACCATAACTCTTCCTCCGTGGTGAGTCAGATCTCCcacatgtttgttattttttaaccatTGGCAGCTTTAGTTTATTGGGCATGCCACAGAGAAAGCTCGTCAATTGGAGGGAACAGTGGATCCACTAATACTTTGTTGTCCTGTTAGTTTCCCTGTGCTGTTGATGTTAATTAACAGACAAGTTTCATCAAGAATGTTTCAAATTACTTATCATAATTAGTCAGTCACTGATCAAACAATGGG of the Homo sapiens chromosome 13, GRCh38.p14 Primary Assembly genome contains:
- the EFNB2 gene encoding ephrin-B2 isoform 4 precursor (isoform 4 precursor is encoded by transcript variant 4) yields the protein MAVRRDSVWKYCWGVLMVLCRTAISKSIVLEPIYWNSSNSKFLPGQGLVLYPQIGDKLDIICPKVDSKTVGQYEYYKVYMVDKDQADRCTIKKENTPLLNCAKPDQDIKFTIKFQEFSPNLWGLEFQKNKDYYIISVIFVIGYSSESCQRLCIWDLGGYSTTTTLPLSKRNRSTS